One segment of Theobroma cacao cultivar B97-61/B2 chromosome 9, Criollo_cocoa_genome_V2, whole genome shotgun sequence DNA contains the following:
- the LOC18590902 gene encoding helicase protein MOM1 isoform X1, which produces MVNGTRSSRKAKDDEDNNSKGGQSSGKKSVNSGASTAEVSGFRRSLRETLSKKSMNPLSSSGTRKSERLEKQTSNSNTMTRPSKRKSERIEKQKHRCPLRRSERGKMPSLSGSSGSKKSDKSLDSLDAKRKKEKKEKSVKQLTMETVEVNKIENKDGQVDEAQKKRMDARAYRAMFRKQLKSANGTDHGDDLNRTDSERRDEDPLKVHAERTCEITMARGTSQSVEEAPENDNEHTLFPTSQKDSCKDMSSNGDGLQVSKSGLVAIEMNDDAEKAVQDPELVNSMLHERILDCNISLEMVQEVVFSERKRHDIDIDSVASPITSSKDICTSMAGAETLLTSGCKRKDCSETCGTCSKRQRVDCDSTKQEICFSNKKLNQLFQSSDIKDRWKLDAGVRTGHVEKCCNDMQKHMSTDLRTDPDQNTCIVCKLVGKLLCCEGKGCHRSYHLSCLEHPLEEVPVGVWHCPVCVSKKIESGVHSVSEGIEAILDSREVEASEDGLQRQKQYFVKYKGLAHVHNRWVPENQALLEAPSLVAKYNRRNQGAVWKQQWAVPHRVLQKRFLVTPEECDESHLKGHDGEKLNCHVEWLVKWRGLGYEHASWELENASFFSCPEGQSLIRDYETRHKKAKSASKFDKERGEVACLKLSQLSAGVSPGLDANLDAFNKMCNYWRKGQNAIIFDDQERILNVISFILSFSSNISQPFLIISTSSSQYSWDEEFLHLAPSVDVVVYSGSKEIRKSIRTLEFYEEGGCIMFQVLITSPEVISEDLDVLASIGWEAIIVDECQRPRIASCFEQIKMLTASKRLLIVSGQLKDNVAEYLNLLSLLDSQSNLNGSDSLLMNSSDNIGTLKERLAKYIAYECKLESSRFVEYWVPVLLSNVQLEQYCFALLSNSFSLCSPSKTDPVGALRNILISSRKCCDHPYVVDQSLQMLLTKSLKEIEFLDVGIKASGKLQLLDAMLSEIKKRELKVLILFQSIGGSGRDLLGDILDDFLRQRFGADSYERIDGGVFLSKKQSALNKFNNERERFVFLLETRACLPSIKLSAVGTVIIFGSDWSPMNDLRALQRITLDSQFEQIKIFRLYSSFTVEEKVLMLSKQDKTLDSNTHSVSPSSCHMLLKWGASHLFNQLDKFHGIPTSDAGTLSEQSHLIDVIKECFIILDQTGIDNDASKLSLILLAKQKQGTYRTEMPLFGEQKIQVMNEDPPYIFWTKLLEGKNPQWKYSSCSSQRNRKRVQNFDGLLKKPEAESSEVVKRRKKVVSDCNDHLSPKAGLREGKMAAGDREGSLGISANGLSHSLSRSTASESDEIHATSNSLHLANNISKIPAFNMVEWERRRKQRDSQKNLHVLLMPQIAQLCEVFHLSEVVKAMVERFLEYVMNNHLVYREPETLLQAFQISLCWSAASLLKQKIDHKESLALAKQHLGFTCKKDEADYVYSLLRCLKTMFRYRTGYLKVPNSPKASELSSKALGRDYSNARSYHQSAKAKIEDLLGFQEGSAVQVCAESGVAPEFHLAQRDLLKSIKEIQKKCDKHMTKLREKQREEMKQFNQKYEEEKAQLENKKRTEAAVIRLLSNVSMRTDKLKKLDIEYAGKFDELKLQMDVHLKNLEAVQVRARSSVLESKTRWVEAVKNWAQAEFVRPPVSEVNLSEGRSSTGIIHSVSGNEVRVSKSIHIVSDDIMACSDPICRVTCLARPFKENSEGASVEECNVTVCSGGGEEQAVYKASYAREGVSGGEIPYGGVALDVPVTVSSGYVTESFPSMRCSDEDKISDGSKLNMSNGDPETVPPTDCPENLICVEAPSCEEIPDGATLSKPIPFRAADGVSFCEDQEKLASLQAPSSEKISNRDSLRKIDEDVPLRESVTVISCEGQEDLISLEAPSSVEVPDGTNLRKVDGQVPLGEPLIAISGEGQENLGSAEAPSSEEIPDGAALSMADVVLPSSAAEAVGSSEGEENIMSGNSSSEKQIPGGATFIVSDGEVPKSTSEIETSSHGMVCQNPSSKEQITDTAEEGSLAESETAPSEVLEGGSIHRENVQTSATGIDQQDVEVCTMNQEPEFEEPSLADLPPVQHVPIVDQGGPLPPDEVSPNAGFLPSAIQARDVVNSETQNASQVAETSSPNATIDVRYNEPNPDTPVLELSERTQLLRSGESTSYLSPPNLPSVSAIEHHSNNEGQTANQISQALRQSVANHIEPSNQDVLQPLHSPIDGTIGGLVRQASETRTASLPPVSSGLPVQTAPAVSSRMPLPLYNDPLQNEMERIRKETDQTIKIHEDMKLQLKSECEKQIEEAVAQIRRNYKAKLKEKEAEFLLQKKELDVNYNKVLLNKILAEAFRSKCMDIRASGLAGAHQETSSSFMQQLVQLSSQQTVQQPSTASGLPPTGSPSTQPVSPAVVNAQTMGPPLQAVNPSAFFSGTPTRPPHISSISPSAGNLQMSSEIRAPAPHLQPFRPSTSISPSSLPSQSRGMLNQQAHGNHPVAPPLRGQSYGNPLAHRPISTACQSGRIPPETAGGLAPPPSSFLPSLDVLMGINNLSGANTNPLSNLLPGVSSSLATLVYQESSLPRIQSNPAQQSGATDIVCLSDDD; this is translated from the exons ATGGTGAATGGTACTAGGTCTAGTAGGAAAGCTAAGGATGATGAAGATAATAATTCAAAAGGAGGTCAAAGTAGTGGTAAAAAATCAGTGAATTCAGGTGCTTCTACTGCGGAAGTATCTGGTTTTAGAAGGTCACTTAGGGAAACGCTGTCTAAGAAAAGCATGAATCCATTGAGTTCTTCTGGTACTCGGAAGTCAGAGCGTCTTGAGAAGCAGACCTCGAATTCGAATACAATGACTCGTCCATCTAAGAGGAAATCTGAGCGAATTGAGAAGCAGAAGCATCGGTGTCCTTTGAGGAGATCTGAGAGGGGTAAGATGCCATCCTTATCTGGTTCTTCGGGATCAAAGAAGTCTGATAAAAGCCTTGATTCATTAGAtgcaaaaaggaagaaagagaaaaaagagaagagtgTGAAACAGTTGACAATGGAAACTGTAGAAGTTAACAAAATTGAGAACAAAGATGGGCAGGTTGATGAGGCACAAAAGAAGAGAATGGATGCTCGTGCCTATAGAGCAATGTTCAGGAAACAACTGAAGAGTGCTAATGGAACAG ATCATGGTGATGATCTGAACAGAACTGACAGTGAAAGGAGGGATGAGGATCCTTTAAAAGTACATGCTGAGAGAACTTGTGAAATAACCATGGCGAGAGGTACAAGTCAATCTGTAGAGGAAGCACCTGAAAATGATAATGAACATACATTGTTTCCCACTAGCCAAAAGGATAGTTGCAAGGATATGTCTTCCAATGGGGATGGTCTGCAAGTTTCTAAGAGTGGTTTGGTAGCCATAGAAATGAATGATGATGCTGAAAAGGCTGTGCAGGATCCAGAGTTGGTAAATTCCATGCTGCATGAAAGGATCCTGGATTGTAATATCAGTTTGGAGATGGTTCAGGAAGTCGTGTTTTCTGAGAGGAAAAGACATGATATAGACATTGATTCTGTTGCTTCTCCTATAACATCAAGTAAAGATATCTGCACCTCCATGGCTGGTGCTGAAACTTTACTAACATCTGgttgcaaaagaaaagattgcAGTGAGACTTGTGGCACGTGTTCTAAAAGGCAAAG GGTTGACTGCGATTCGACGAAGCAGGAGATTTGCTTTTCTAACAAAAAGTTAAATCAGTTGTTTCAATCCTCTGATATTAAG GATAGATGGAAACTTGATGCTGGTGTTAGGACGGGACATGTTGAAAAGTGCTGTAATGATATGCAAAAACATATGTCCACGGATCTTCGAACCGACCCTGATCAAAATACTTGCATCGTATGCAAACTTGTTGGAAAGCTCTT ATGCTGTGAGGGAAAAGGGTGCCATAGAAGCTACCATCTTTCGTGTCTAGAACATCCCCTTGAGGAGGTTCCTGTTGGAGTTTGGCATTGTCCGGTATGCGTGAgtaaaaaaatagaatcaGGGGTGCATTCAGTTTCAGAGGGAATAGAAGCAATTTTGGATTCTAGAGAAGTGGAGGCTTCAGAGGATG GTTTGCAAAGACAGAAGCAATACTTTGTGAAATACAAAGGTCTTGCTCATGTTCATAACCGTTGGGTACCAGAGAATCAGGCACTGCTTGAAGCTCCGTCACTAGTTGCTAAATATAACCGAAGAAACCAG GGTGCTGTCTGGAAGCAACAGTGGGCAGTGCCACATCGTGTGCTacagaaaagatttttggtgACTCCTGAGGAGTGTGATGAGTCTCATCTTAAAGGGCATGATGGTGAGAAGCTAAATTGTCATGTTGAATGGCTTGTGAAATGGCGTGGTCTTGGTTATGAGCATGCTTCATGGGAGTTGGAGAATGCTTCCTTCTTCAGTTGTCCAGAAGGTCAGAGCCTTATACGAGATTATGAAACACGTCACAAGAAGGCAAAGTCAGCTTCTAAATTTGATAAG GAAAGAGGGGAAGTTGCATGCCTAAAATTGTCTCAATTATCCGCTGGAGTTTCACCTGGACTGGATGCTAATCTTGATGCTTTTAACAAGATGTGCAACTATTGGCGTAAGGGCCAGAATGCTATCATTTTTGATGACCAG GAAAGGATTCTGAATGtcatttcattcattttgtctttttcatCTAATATCTCTCAGCCTTTCCTCATCATCTCAACTTCCTCTTCACAATATTCATGGGATGAGGAGTTCTTGCATTTGGCACCATCTGTTGATGTTGTGGTTTACAGTGGCAGTAAAGAAATTCGGAAAAGTATTAGGACCCTGGAGTTTTATGAAGAAGGAGGTTGCATAATGTTTCAAGTACTTATAACCTCACCAGAAGTTATCAGCGAG GACTTGGATGTGCTTGCTTCCATAGGGTGGGAGGCAATAATAGTGGATGAGTGCCAACGTCCAAGAATTGCTTCAtgttttgaacaaattaaGATGTTAACTGCTAGTAAGAGGCTTCTAATTGTTAGCGGTCAACTGAAG GATAATGTGGCTGAGTACCTTAATCTTCTTTCTCTGCTTGATTCTCAGAGCAATTTAAATGGTAGTGACAGCTTGCTAATGAATTCAAGTGATAATATTGGTACTTTGAAGGAGAGGTTGGCAAAATATATTGCTTATGAATGCAAATTAGAATCATCTAGGTTTGTAGAGTACTGGGTTCCTGTACTTCTATCCAATGTGCAGCTAGAGCAGTATTGTTTTGCTCTACTTTCAAACTCCTTCTCTCTTTGCTCACCTTCAAAGACTGATCCTGTTGGAGCACTCCGCAACATTCTTATCTCCAGCCGAAAG TGTTGTGATCATCCCTATGTTGTGGATCAATCCCTTCAAATGTTGCTCACTAAAAGCCTTAAAGAGATTGAGTTTTTGGATGTTGGCATAAAAGCAAGTGGCAAATTACAACTTCTTGATGCAATGCTTTCGGAAATCAAGAAACGAGAGTTAAAAGTCCTTATTCTTTTCCAG TCAATTGGTGGCTCTGGAAGAGATTTATTGGGAGATATTTTGGATGACTTTCTGCGTCAAAGATTTGGTGCAGATTCTTATGAACGTATTGATGGTGGTGTTTTCCTTTCAAAGAAGCAATCTGCTTTgaacaaatttaataatgagagagagagatttgtCTTTCTATTAGAAACCCGTGCTTGTCTTCCCAGCATAAAATTATCCGCAGTTGGTACCGTTATAATATTTGGAAGTGATTGGAGCCCAATGAATGATCTAAGAGCCCTGCAGAGGATAACACTTGATTCTCAGtttgaacaaataaaaatattccgTTTATATTCATCATTTACAGTGGAGGAAAAAGTTTTGATGCTTTCAAAACAAGATAAGACACTTGATAGCAACACACATAGTGTAAGCCCTAGTAGTTGTCACATGCTGCTTAAGTGGGGGGCTTCACATCTATTCAATCAATTGGATAAATTTCATGGTATCCCAACATCAGATGCAGGCACCTTGTCTGAGCAATCACATTTAATAGATGTGATTAAAGAGTGCTTTATCATACTAGATCAAACTGGAATAGACAATGATGCAAGCAAGTTATCCCTAATTTTACTAGCCAAACAAAAGCAAGGAACGTATAGGACAGAAATGCCTTTGTTTGGTGAGCAGAAAATTCAGGTGATGAATGAAGATCCACCTTATATATTTTGGACAAAACTTTTGGAGGGAAAGAATCCACAGTGGAAGTATTCCTCTTGTTCATCTCAGAGGAATCGGAAAAgggttcaaaattttgatggtTTGCTAAAGAAACCTGAGGCTGAAAGTTCTGAAGTTGTAAAGAGGCGCAAGAAGGTAGTCAGTGATTGCAATGATCATCTCTCTCCAAAAGCTGGGCTGCGTGAGGGGAAAATGGCTGCTGGGGACAGGGAAG GAAGCTTAGGAATTTCCGCAAATGGTTTGTCTCATTCTTTGAGTAGATCAACAGCTTCTGAGAGTGATGAAATTCATGCAACCTCTAACTCACTTCATCTGGCCAATAATATCTCAAAAATACCAGCTTTTAACATGGTTGAAtgggagagaagaagaaaacagcGTGATTCACAGAAGAATCTCCATGTTCTTTTGATGCCACAGATAGCACAACTCTGTGAAGTGTTCCATCTCTCA GAGGTTGTCAAAGCTATGGTTGAAAGGTTCCTTGAATATGTTATGAATAATCATCTGGTCTATAGGGAACCAGAAACCCTTTTGCAGGCATTTCAGATTTCTCTG TGTTGGAGCGCAGCATCTTTGCTGAAGCAAAAAATTGATCACAAAGAATCACTTGCACTGGCAAAGCAGCATCTGGGTTTTACCTGCAAGAAAGACGAGGCAGACTATGTCTATTCACTGTTGCGGTGTTTGAAGACAATGTTTCGATATCGAACAGGGTATTTGAAGGTCCCAAACTCTCCCAAAGCTTCTGAACTATCAAGTAAAGCCCTGGGTAGAGATTATTCCAATGCAAGATCTTACCATCAAAGTGCAAAAGCAAAGATTGAAGATTTGTTGGGGTTTCAAGAGGGTTCTGCTGTACAGGTCTGTGCAGAGTCTGGAGTGGCCCCAGAATTTCACTTGGCACAGAGAGATCTTCTAAAAAGCAtcaaagaaattcaaaaaaaatgtgaTAAGCATATGACAAAACTTCGTGAGAAGCAAAGGGAGGAAATGAAGCAATTTAACCAGAAGTATGAGGAAGAGAAGGCACAGCTggagaataagaaaagaacagAAGCAGCTGTTATTCGTTTGCTTAGTAATGTCTCGATGAGAACTGATAAGCTCAAGAAATTGGATATTGAATATGCTgggaaatttgatgaactcAAACTGCAGATGGATGTACACCTTAAGAATCTTGAAGCAGTGCAGGTGAGAGCAAGAAGCAGTGTTCTAGAGAGCAAAACTCGTTGGGTGGAAGCAGTTAAGAATTGGGCTCAGGCTGAGTTTGTGAGGCCACCTGTAAGTGAGGTGAATCTTTCTGAAGGAAGGAGTTCTACTGGCATTATTCATTCTGTGTCAGGAAACGAGGTAAGAGTGTCCAAAAGCATTCACATTGTTTCTGATGACATTATGGCGTGTAGTGACCCCATCTGTAGAGTCACTTGTTTGGCTAGACCCTTCAAAGAGAACTCTGAGGGAGCATCAGTTGAGGAGTGTAATGTAACTGTCTGTTCTGGTGGTGGTGAAGAACAAGCTGTCTACAAAGCCTCATATGCAAGAGAAGGGGTTTCTGGTGGAGAAATTCCATATGGAGGGGTTGCACTAGATGTTCCTGTGACTGTAAGTTCAGGTTATGTTACAGAGAGTTTCCCTTCCATGAGATGTTCAGATGAAGACAAGATTTCTGATGGATCTAAATTAAACATGTCAAATGGGGATCCTGAGACTGTTCCTCCTACTGATTGTCCAGAGAATCTTATCTGTGTGGAAGCACCCTCATGTGAAGAAATTCCTGATGGAGCCACATTGAGCAAGCCTATTCCCTTTAGAGCAGCTGATGGTGTCAGTTTCTGTGAAGATCAGGAGAAACTTGCCTCATTGCAAGCACCTTCATCTGAAAAAATTTCTAATAGAGACTCATTAAGAAAGATTGATGAGGATGTTCCCTTGAGAGAATCTGTGACTGTCATTTCCTGTGAAGGTCAAGAGGACCTCATCTCATTGGAAGCACCTTCATCTGTAGAAGTTCCTGATGGAACCAATTTAAGGAAAGTTGATGGGCAGGTTCCCTTAGGAGAACCTCTGATTGCCATTTCTGGTGAAGGTCAGGAGAACCTGGGCTCAGCTGAAGCACCTTCATCTGAAGAAATTCCTGATGGGGCCGCATTAAGCATGGCTGATGTGGTGCTTCCCTCGAGTGCAGCTGAAGCTGTCGGTTCTAGTGAAGGTGAGGAGAATATCATGTCTGGTAATTCTTCATCTGAAAAACAGATCCCTGGTGGAGCCACATTCATTGTGTCTGATGGAGAAGTTCCAAAGAGCACATCTGAGATTGAAACTTCCAGTCATGGCATGGTCTGCCAAAATCCTTCATCTAAAGAACAAATAACTGATACTGCTGAAGAGGGTTCATTGGCAGAATCTGAAACTGCTCCTAGTGAAGTCCTTGAGGGTGGTAGTATTCATAGAGAGAATGTTCAAACAAGTGCCACTGGAATTGACCAGCAGGATGTTGAAGTATGTACTATGAACCAGGAGCCTGAATTTGAAGAGCCGTCTCTGGCAGATCTTCCTCCAGTGCAGCATGTGCCTATTGTTGACCAAGGTGGTCCATTGCCACCAGATGAG GTATCTCCAAATGCGGGTTTTCTTCCATCTGCAATACAGGCTAGAGATGTTGTGAATAGTGAAACGCAAAATGCTTCTCAGGTAGCTGAAACTTCATCACCTAATGCCACCATTGATGTGAGATATAATGAGCCCAATCCTGACACACCAGTTCTGGAGCTTAGCGAGCGAACGCAGCTGTTGAGATCCGGAGAATCAACTTCTTATCTCTCTCCTCCTAATCTACCTTCAGTGAGTGCAATTGAACATCATTCAAACAACGAAGGCCAAACTGCCAACCAAATTTCTCAGGCTCTGAGACAATCAGTGGCAAACCATATTGAGCCTTCCAATCAAGATGTTTTGCAGCCTCTGCATTCACCCATTGATGGCACTATTGGTGGGCTGGTAAGACAAGCTTCAGAAACAAGGACTGCTTCACTCCCTCCTGTTTCTAGTGGCCTTCCTGTACAGACTGCACCTGCTGTATCATCTCGGATGCCTCTGCCTTTGTACAACGACCCACTTCAAAATGAAATGGAAAGAATACGCAAAGAAACAGATCAAACCATTAAGATTCATGAAGACATG AAGCTGCAGCTGAAATCGGAATGTGAGAAGCAGATTGAGGAGGCTGTAGCTCAGATTCGTAGAAATTATAAAGCTAAACTTAAGGAGAAGGAGGCAGAATTTCTGCTTCAGAAAAAGGAGCTTGATGTAAATTACAACAAAGTTCTCTTGAACAAGATCTTGGCTGAGGCTTTCAGGTCTAAATGTATGGATATTAGGGCATCTGGCTTGGCAGGAGCACATCAAG AGACAAGTTCGAGTTTCATGCAGCAGTTGGTTCAACTTTCATCACAACAGACGGTACAACAGCCTTCCACTGCTTCTGGCCTCCCTCCAACTGGTTCACCTAGCACGCAACCCGTTTCACCTGCTGTAGTCAATGCACAAACCATGGGTCCACCTTTGCAGGCCGTTAACCCTTCTGCATTTTTCTCTGGCACTCCAACTAGACCTCCCCATATCAGTTCCATATCCCCTTCCGCAGGAAACCTTCAAATGAGCAGTGAAATTCGTGCTCCTGCCCCACATCTACAGCCATTCAGACCTTCAACATCCATTTCCCCTAGCAGTCTCCCATCCCAGTCTCGTGGAATGTTGAATCAGCAGGCACATGGTAACCACCCTGTGGCTCCTCCATTACGGGGCCAATCATATGGTAACCCCCTTGCACATAGGCCGATATCAACTGCATGTCAATCCGGTAGGATCCCACCCGAAACTGCTGGAGGGTTGGCACCTCCACCTAGCTCTTTTTTACCTTCATTAGATGTCTTGATGGGCATAAACAATCTATCTGGAGCTAATACAAATCCCCTAAGCAACTTATTACCAGGTGTTAGTTCAAGCTTAGCTACATTGGTCTATCAGGAATCTAGCTTGCCAAGAATTCAGTCTAACCCAGCACAGCAAAGCGGAGCAACTGACATTGTTTGTTTATCAGATGATGACTAA